The genomic segment tccatagagatttatagccttggaaactgtatggagtcgctcagaatcaacttgatggcagtggatttgggttaaTAAATACAGTTGCTCAGCCAGAAGGAAGTTTTCATGAATCAAAAGTAGTCTTATTTGTAACCTTCCTATCtattagcatggcccctggaaATGTTGCATCATAACACGTAGCTGCAGATAATCCatatgggtaaatctgctgcaatagaTTTAAAGTTTCACAAAGGCAAGATCCTTCTGTCTTGTTCACCATTATTTCTGCACAGCTGTTCTCAATACTAGGctccaaaatgtccatcaaaaaTACTTATTGAATAAATACATCAGTGCTTCCCTGGCAAAACTGATACAAATTGTGTCCTTTTATATACAAGTAGAACATCTatcctttaattttgttttagcTCATTCACTTTACATGAAATATGTCTGCACCTCTTATCATTTGGCCTTGTCTAAAATAAGAAATCAGGGACAGGGCTCGTTTGACATAAAAACCATCTCAGGCCCTTCATTCCTCATTGCTGTTGCTATTGCTAGTTGTcttcgaattgattctgactcatggtgaccccatgtatgcagagtagaaccgctgcaTGAATTTTCAAAGCCATGACATTTCAGAAGCCAACGGCCAGGCCTaccttccaaggcacttctgggttggttcaaactgccaacctttcagttagtagctgagagcttcaCTGTTTGTGTCCCCAGGGGACCCCTCCATTCTTCCTTAACCTGCAGCAATAGTATCAGCAGATGTCCTCAGGCTCAGTGGTTCATGGTTTATATTGCACCTTCCAGCCTGAGAATCAAACTGCAGGTTTTTTCTTGCTCTCACTCTGCGGATTAGATGTGGTGATGTGGTACTATTGGCAACTGTATGTGAACTTCAAGAATAGAAGTTAAGTGTGAAGGGCCTGACCTTCTCTGAAGGCCACTGCAAAAGGTACTCTGTCTCCCCTGATGTGTCCATGGCATTATACATGGCATTAATATATAAACAGCGGAAATACCCAGTTATACATTTTAAGTTGCAAAGGAAGAGATATTAATGTGAAAATATGTGCAGTGgggaaaatacaaataaataaataaaggttaaGACTGTATTTATATTAGTATTCCATTTATAATAATTAAATTGTCTTTATGCATATCTGTGAAATAAACTGAAACCCTATTTTGAGCAAAAATTTgatacccacccactgctgttgagatTTTAATGGTAGTTTTAAAAGCAATGTGGAGACTTAGTCTGACCTCTTCTCACTTCATaagaggaaaggagaatcaagatcaacagcccaaggctgattcctatgagatggaggtcTGACATGTCTCTTTTCTTGTCATCTTTACCAAATCTGACACCCAcaatccctcccacagcactgtctacttctctgctgggttcaataattcactgcaaggccatacagaactcatagacaatactcacaatcatggggtttattaggggagtacaggttacaattcaatctcaggaacactcaagggtatagttcttccatcagaacagcctcttGCCAGTTGTGCTCACAGGCGTGACTCTCCCTTGCCCTAGGGCTCTGCACAAAGGCACTGAGCTTTTTCTCttggtgggccaggaagcccacctcaCCATTTCCAGCCACCAGGTCTCTGCTGGATCTCACATGCCACTGCTTCTCAGCACCTTCAGGGCTACAGATCACTGTCTCTCTGAGCCTCCTTCTCCcaagagcttctcagcccagggatactgggtccaaaggacatgctggcttctagctgttcttccttgatggtggtgGTATTCGTTCTCTCCGGCATCTGGGGTGGCTTATTTCAAGCAGACCTGGATAactaaactgaccaatccctttggtgggtcaCAATTAGCATATCTGCATAGTCCTTCCCAATCACTTAGGTGAAagttacaagactatggctagaaaggccacacagaagTGATCCATCACATTGCAGTGGTCATCTCTAAGTGATTGGAAGATATcgtgtaaaataatttttttcttttatagatcaGTGTACTTGAAAAAATCCATAATGCAAATGTATTGCattaagaatgagaaaaaaaaaaaaacttgttttatAATAGCAGTTTATGTACGGACATTATTTATGAGTATGCacacgtgtgcgtgtgtgtgtgtatgtaaccaTGTGTAGATATGTGAGCCTGTATAATTGATATATTTACATATTCATTAAAACCAATTTATTCCAAAtaaagtatttcttgtaatttgttAATCATTTACTTCGTAGACAGAATTTCTTAATTATACAATTATGAATTGTTTTGGAATAATCCTGTCATCTTTTCCAGTGACTTAATTGAGTTAATTGCATATGCTGTTCTCATTGTAAGCAATTAACAATTAATCCAGTTATGAAAAATATGACACAATTTTAGGTGCCCAGGTGTACACATTTTATTTTAGGTTGTTGTTAAGAAGGAAACATGAAGGCATTCTCTCCTGGACCTGAGACTACAGAGCAGTAATTTACAAGAGGTCTTTCATTTAGATCTTGCCTAACTTTAtacattccttttttttagtGTATAAAATGAGCTGAgtgttttttactttaaaaattacAGAGATGAAATAATTCATTGAAAATGATATTCCATGTGTTATTTGTTTCACATTGCTTATTAGACAGGttttgaaaacaaataaaattatttgattATCTTTTAAATATGTGTTTTCCTCTGTAATCTCAAATACTTTAATTGGTGCTCATagaataatttatattatttatcaGGACATCACAATTACTGTCCAATCCTTTCCAAACTCAATGTTTTCTATTAGAATAATGTATTAGTTAACTATATCCTCATCTATGAAATTAGGCCTACTCATGTTATCAAAAATTGGTTTTCACCACTGCCTTTCAGCAATATGTATAAGGAAAAATATatcccttattattattattatttatcctTTTCATTGAAGGCACTGATTTACATATGGGTAGAAaaccagaatttttaaaattttgtgtgattatttttgttttaagaaaattatCAAGATGAGAGTTTAAGATAAGAACTTGAACTTTGAAGTAAGACAGACCTGGCAGTTCATAAACTACCATTTACTTGTTAGCTGTATGACCTTTCTCAGGTTACTTAACCCtgctaggcctcagtttcttcacctgcttATCAGGGATCAAAAACAATATATATCACTGGGTATATCACTGTTATAATTGTGCCTGACATTATTAAAAGGTTTGAAAATTcagaaacaaatatttatttttaaagagagtTCACACAACTACCTGAGTTTGATCAAGAAAATTCCTAAGGTGATATAGAGCCCTTAATAACTAGCTCCCTAGCCAGGGGCTGAAACTTGATATGACTGAACACTGGGGGCAGGGGATGCTATTCATTGCATTATCTCAAACAGTGAGTCTCCAAGCCCCATCTTTCTACCCTCTTTAGAACCTGCTCACCCTGTCTGGGAGACCCCAGTTGTAGATCCTAACCTTAAAATTCCCATGTGTGTAGCTTTCTCCCCAGCCACCTTAAGGCATGTTCTTCAAACCTGTCTTTACTCCTTGTTATTGCTTAGTAGAGGTTTCTTCATGGCTACCAATTTTGGTCACAACATTCCCATGTTCCATGGCCAACTACCTGCAACCATACTACTGATCTAAGGCCCACACTTCTTATACCCAAGAAGCGAGTTTGGATAATTAATGTCAGAGTACTTGATTTTACGTTATCCTTTATGACCCTATCTCCAGGGCCATGGCCAAATGGGCACACATAGCAGCAACTGGATCTCTAGCTACTAATTATGATTCTCCCACGCCTTTCAGACAGTATTCCCTGCTCAGTATTTAGAAAGAAGCACTTGATTCTCAACAGCCTTGAACCACAATGCACAAAACTCTTCACTGTTGAAAGCAGACAGTGTCCAGGGCCCTGTCCCACCAGTAATCTACATGGACAAACCCCTTCTTGTGAAAATAAATCCCACCTCAGTGAATCAAACTGTGATCTAGATTTAGAACCCAACATACATTGCCATTGTCAGAAGGCATTGTTCTCTTGGTCATCTTCTTTCCTATGCCTCATCTTACCTTTGGCTATAGCACTTTTTTTAGATTTTACAGCCTTCTCCATGGGTCATGCCCCAGTTGCAGACCAGGTTATCGTTCTGCCATTAGTGGGCTCCAAGTCTTACCTCTGTCTGCCAGGGCCCAACTTCTCTCAAATTGTTCAGCTTGGTGCTTACCAATATAGATTCCAGACTGAATATGTTGTTGATGAAATAGTCTATGAATTAGATTTTAATCTAGTtaactttgtttttttaagccaccaTACTGACAAGCATTCTTTAATAGTTATTTGTGTATATACTGCcactctagagaaacaaaacaaaaatactggaaagaaaatacggcactgggttttttttgggggggggttagaGGCATATATTCAATATGAAAAACAATCAACAGTAAAATTAATTAGGGCTTTTTCATAAAAATTCATTCAATAATTACACTGGGGAAGATACCATGGTAGAGGCAAGGGATCAAATAATGAGTAAGGAATTAATGAATAAGTTTAATAGAGTTATAGAACACAGTCACAAGTAGCTTCACGGTAAGATAGGAATTGATGAGAGTGTTAAAAGAAGCACACTCAAGATTTGAGTGGCATTCATATTGTAAGTTATCATCTGTAATTGAAGGCTGAGTCAGAAAAAAATCATGCAAGGTTTAAATTAGAGCAGGACCTTTTTAGAGTGAGTAGGATTTGAACAGCTAAGCTACCATGTTTATTTACATGGggataaaaataaattgaaaaagagTCTCAATGATTTGTATTTACTTATGTTCACAAAAGAGGGAGTTACAGTATGTCATTGGCTTATCCGATATGGGAAATAATCATGGTGTGAGATTAGGATGGAAAGAGAGCTTGGAATATAGGAAATAAAATGAAGGGCAAATCTTATCCAGAAATAAATATTACAAATGTCAACTTTAAAATGGTAGAGATAGACATAATATAAATCATGAGAGAGGGCCAGTTCTGATGTTAAGTCCTGGCCACATTCTATGGCCGAGTATTTATTACCTGCACCTTGGGAGAACATCCATATTAAACTGTCATCTCCAGCATTCCAACCATAGGCCAAGAAACATACATTGCTGAAAGGTTTCAAGTCTTATTTCATCCTTTCTTAAGAAAGCAATTTTGAACTGATAAGTTTTCTAAAGGCATTTTTGACATCTTTGTTCCTTAGACTGTAAATCAGGGGATTCAACACAGGTATAATCAATGTATAGAACACAGAGGTCACTTTGTCGATATCCAGTGAATGACCTGTACCAGGGtgcaaataaatgaaaatcaACGTACCATGGTAGATAGTGACAACGATCAGGTGGGAAGCACAAATGAGGAaacctttctttcttccctcagcAGAACTTATCTTGAGGAGAGCAGCTATGATGAAGACATATGAGAGAAGAACTGTTAGAAGACAGACAGCTTCAAACAAACTAGCAAAGACCACCAGAACTATGTCATGGATGTAGGTGTCTGTGCAGGACAGTGAAAATAGAGGGGAGACATCACAAAAGAAATGGTTAATTTCTTTGGAGCAGAAAGTGAGATGGAAGGTGTTAGTGGTGTGGATAATGGAGCTCACGGTGCCCCCCAAAAATGCTCCCATTGCAAGCTGGCAACAAATTCTCTTGGACATAATAACAGTAtaaagcagtgggttgcagattgCTATGTACCGGTCGTAAGCCATGGCAGCCAAGAGGAAAGATTCTGTATcaaccaaagaaatgaaaaaatagagCTGTGCAGCACATCCATTGTAAGAAATTGTCTTCTTATCACAAACCAAGTCCACCAGTAATTTGGGAGCAATGACAGAAGAGTAGCATGCATCTATGAGGGACAATATGCAGAGGAAAAAGTACATAGGTGTGTGCAGGTGGGGACTGCTTGTGATTAAAAAAATCATCCCAAGGTTCCCCATGAGCGTCACTGAGTAGATGGAAAAGAACACAGCAAAAAGAAGCCTCTGAAGTTCTGGGTGGTCACTAAATCCCAGGAGGAAGAACTCAGTCTTCACTGTGCCGTTCactttctccatctctttgcagTGCTTTGTGGATTCAGGAGCAGTGACAGATATAATGATGACAATGTTAATAACAACCCAGACattgactaaaaaaaaatgaaagtgccAGAATAAATAGAACAGCCATTCTAAAATCTACTGGGTCATCCTTATGGCACCTAGTCACGCCTACAgttaatccaacagaatgcataggttttcaaatattttagcaGCAGAagcttatataaaaaaaacccagaagcttatatatgtatatatatacacacatattttagCTAAACTGCCAAATGATCCACTTTGTATTACTTAAAGCTATTTGTTCCCACATTAAACGGCACTACCCTCAAGCTAGTTGCTGACTCTAAACTTGGTATTCAGCCTTAATTTCTCTAACTCTGTCTTCCACCACATTCTGTGCATCTAAAATTTCAAAACTAAACATCTCACCTCTGTCCAGTCCACTCGACCAGGACTACCATATTAATCACTGCTTCTTTCATCTTTGCCTTTATCTGTTGCACAAGccaattcatcagctgctccacctCCAATCTTGTCTGATGCAATCTGTTCACCCCTCATTCAC from the Loxodonta africana isolate mLoxAfr1 chromosome 7, mLoxAfr1.hap2, whole genome shotgun sequence genome contains:
- the LOC135231879 gene encoding olfactory receptor 5I1-like, with the translated sequence MEKVNGTVKTEFFLLGFSDHPELQRLLFAVFFSIYSVTLMGNLGMIFLITSSPHLHTPMYFFLCILSLIDACYSSVIAPKLLVDLVCDKKTISYNGCAAQLYFFISLVDTESFLLAAMAYDRYIAICNPLLYTVIMSKRICCQLAMGAFLGGTVSSIIHTTNTFHLTFCSKEINHFFCDVSPLFSLSCTDTYIHDIVLVVFASLFEAVCLLTVLLSYVFIIAALLKISSAEGRKKGFLICASHLIVVTIYHGTLIFIYLHPGTGHSLDIDKVTSVFYTLIIPVLNPLIYSLRNKDVKNAFRKLISSKLLS